One genomic window of Punica granatum isolate Tunisia-2019 chromosome 1, ASM765513v2, whole genome shotgun sequence includes the following:
- the LOC116193218 gene encoding PH, RCC1 and FYVE domains-containing protein 1-like isoform X2 — protein MADPVSYGNSERNIEQALITLKKGTQLIKYSRKGKPKFCPFRLSPDETTLIWLSHGEERTLKLSSVSRIIPGQRTAVFRRYLRPEKDYLSFSLLYNNGDRSLDLICKDKVEAEVWLAGLKALILPGQHRNRRTRSDIFDLHDGGEFLPNGRPLDPSLEFTSSIARGRVSVDCPRESSVSLGSSDVGSERANMQLRTSTGGDGFRISVSSTPSCSSGGSGQDDIESLGDVYVWGEIWYDVVLPDGTSSPDSAPRKADMIIPKALESDVVLDVHQIACGSRHVALVTRQGEVFTWGEESGGRLGHGYDRDFCRPNLVEFLAVSNIDFVACGECHTCAVSTMGDLFTWGDGTYNAGLLGHGTDVSHWVPKRVSGTLEGIQVLSIACGTWHTALSSSNGKLYTFGDGTFGVLGHGDRLSVAYPREVKSLCGLKTIKVACGVWHTAAIVEVMNQTGGNVSSRKLFTWGDGDKYRLGHGNKDTYLTPTCVPSLIDYNFNQLACGHTMTLALTTSGHIFTMGSAANGQLGNPAADGKLPCLVQDKLAGEFVEDISCGAFHVAVLTSRSEVYTWGKGANGRLGHGDVEDRKVPTLVEALKDRHVKSISCGENFTASICIHKWVSGADQSVCTACRQAFGFTRKRHNCYNCGLVYCHACSSKKALKAALAPTPGKPHRVCDACFAKLKAAEAGNYSGMNRRVTVPRQSIDARERISRGEVKSSRTLLSPTMEPVKYIEVKSGKAGNKSDSLSMIRASQVPSLLQLKDIAFPSSLSALQNALKPVNTTPSQSAPNSRSPSPYSGGPSPPRSVTPVFSRGLIDSLSKTNEYMNQEILKLQNQVKYFRQKCDIQDAEIKKLNKNAKEASSAAPKESSVPTAVKGLVHSIITQLKETAEKLPAVGEEKETFNSLRAQLESILNSAGAASYSSFPSSQEVDQHGSPQSTVSTEDHHADAISRTGSQENISLSSPSIQEGASQHHSGSRHKHVSSSSSNGVTQVIEQFEPGVYITLDLLPNGIKTFHRVKFSKRRFAEQQAEEWWEKNKDRVFKKYPPLKAVQPPTTPKTPAGESTEMSEHLSENMMVATLPLPVRTSD, from the exons ATGGCAGATCCTGTCAGTTATGGCAATTCTGAGCGCAACATTGAGCAA GCACTCATTACTTTGAAGAAAGGCACTCAATTGATCAAGTACAGTCGAAAGGGAAAGCCAAAGTTTTGTCCATTCAGACTTTCTCCG GATGAAACAACACTGATCTGGTTATCGCATGGAGAAGAAAGAACTCTGAAATTATCTTCCGTCTCACGAATAATTCCTGGACAGAGAACT GCTGTGTTTAGAAGGTATCTGCGCCCAGAGAAGGATTACTTGTCATTCTCACTTCTGTATAATAATGGCGATAGATCTTTGGATTTG ATTTGCAAGGATAAAGTTGAGGCAGAGGTTTGGCTTGCAGGACTTAAGGCACTGATTTTGCCTGGCCAGCATCGTAATAGACGTACTAGAAGTGACATATTTGAT TTGCACGACGGAGGTGAATTTCTCCCAAATGGGCGTCCTTTAGATCCGAGTCTAGAGTTTACTTCAAGTATTGCTCGTGGTAGGGTCTCTGTTGACTGTCCCCGTGAATCTTCGGTAAGTTTGGGAAGCTCAGATGTGGGTTCAGAACGCGCAAATATGCAGTTGAGAACAAGTACTGGTGGTGATGGTTTTCGAATTAGTGTTTCAAGCACTCCGAGCTGTTCAAGTGGTGGATCTGGACAAGATGACATAGAGTCTTTAGGAGATGTTTATGTTTGGGGTGAGATATGGTACGATGTGGTGTTACCTGATGGAACATCTTCTCCAGACTCGGCTCCAAGAAAAGCTGACATGATTATACCTAAAGCCTTGGAATCAGACGTAGTCCTCGATGTTCACCAGATCGCTTGTGGTAGCCGACATGTTGCTCTTGTAACGAGGCAAGGTGAAGTTTTCACTTGGGGCGAGGAATCGGGTGGGAGACTGGGGCATGGATATGACAGAGACTTCTGTCGCCCCAATCTTGTTGAGTTCCTCGCTGTGAGTAATATTGATTTTGTTGCGTGCGGAGAATGCCACACTTGTGCAGTCTCTACAATGGGCGATTTGTTTACTTGGGGTGATGGTACTTACAATGCTGGACTTCTCGGCCATGGTACCGATGTTAGTCATTGGGTGCCTAAACGAGTCTCTGGCACTCTGGAAGGAATCCAAGTCCTATCTATCGCTTGTGGCACATGGCACACCGCTTTATCCTCTTCTAATGGGAAGTTGTATACCTTCGGTGATGGTACTTTTGGAGTTTTGGGTCATGGAGATCGACTCAGTGTCGCTTACCCTAGGGAAGTAAAATCGCTTTGCGGACTCAAGACTATTAAGGTTGCATGTGGGGTGTGGCACACTGCGGCCATTGTTGAGGTTATGAACCAGACTGGCGGGAATGTCTCCTCTCGGAAGCTCTTTACTTGGGGCGATGGCGACAAGTACCGTTTAGGCCATGGTAACAAAGACACTTACTTAACGCCCACTTGTGTTCCTTCTCTCATCGACTATAACTTCAACCAACTAGCTTGCGGGCATACAATGACCTTGGCACTAACAACGTCCGGCCACATTTTTACTATGGGAAGTGCCGCGAATGGTCAACTCGGGAACCCGGCTGCTGATGGAAAGCTACCTTGTTTAGTCCAAGATAAATTGGCGGGCGAATTTGTCGAGGACATTTCTTGCGGTGCGTTTCACGTGGCTGTTCTAACTTCCAGAAGTGAAGTGTACACCTGGGGAAAAGGTGCTAACGGTAGACTGGGCCATGGGGATGTGGAAGACAGGAAAGTCCCGACTTTGGTCGAAGCACTGAAAGATCGGCATGTGAAAAGCATATCATGCGGTGAGAATTTTACTGCAAGTATATGTATCCACAAGTGGGTCTCTGGGGCAGATCAGTCTGTTTGCACAGCTTGCAGGCAAGCGTTCGGTTTTACCAGAAAGAGGCACAATTGTTATAACTGTGGATTGGTCTACTGCCATGCCTGCAGCTCCAAGAAAGCATTAAAAGCAGCTTTGGCTCCAACTCCTGGAAAGCCACATCGTGTTTGTGATGCTTGTTTCGCGAAACTGAAAGCTGCAGAGGCAGGTAATTACTCGGGGATGAATAGAAGAGTGACTGTCCCACGCCAATCGATAGACGCAAGGGAGAGAATCAGCAGGGGAGAGGTTAAGTCTTCAAGGACCCTGCTTTCTCCCACCATGGAACCGGTTAAGTACATCGAGGTTAAATCAGGAAAGGCTGGGAACAAGAGCGATTCCCTTTCTATGATACGAGCTTCCCAGGTTCCTTCGCTTTTACAGCTCAAAGATATTGCATTCCCGAGTTCATTGAGCGCTCTTCAGAATGCTTTAAAACCAGTAAATACCACACCCTCTCAGTCTGCTCCGAACTCAAGATCTCCTTCCCCATACTCGGGGGGACCAAGCCCTCCACGCTCGGTCACTCCTGTGTTTTCAAGGGGTCTGATCGATAGCCTTAGCAAGACGAATGAGTACATGAACCAAGAGATATTGAAGTTGCAGAATCAA GTTAAATATTTCAGGCAGAAGTGTGACATTCAAGATGCTGAGATAAAGAAGTTAAATAAGAATGCCAAGGAAGCGTCTTCGGCAGCTCCAAAAGAATCTTCTGTTCCTACAGCAGTCAAAGGACTTGTCCATTCAATTATTACTCAG CTGAAAGAAACCGCTGAAAAGTTGCCTGCTGtgggagaagaaaaagagaccTTCAACTCACTGCGAGCCCAACTCGAATCTATCCTAAATTCCGCTGGAGCAGCTTCTTATTCTTCCTTCCCGTCGAGTCAGGAAGTCGACCAACATGGTTCACCGCAGTCTACTGTTTCCACAGAGGACCACCATGCAGATGCCATATCTAGGACCGGGAGTCAGGAGAATATCAGTCTGTCCTCACCGAGCATACAGGAAGGTGCATCACAACATCACTCCGGAAGTCGCCATAAGCATGTCAGTTCTTCGTCGAGTAATGGAGTCACGCAGGTGATCGAGCAATTCGAGCCCGGGGTCTACATAACTCTGGATCTTCTGCCTAATGGTATCAAGACCTTTCACAGAGTTAAATTCAG TAAGCGGCGGTTTGCGGAGCAACAGGCAGAGGAATGGTGGGAGAAGAACAAGGATCGAGTCTTCAAGAAGTACCCGCCATTGAAGGCTGTTCAACCGCCGACCACTCCGAAAACTCCAGCAGGAGAGAGTACTGAGATG TCGGAGCACCTGTCGGAAAATATGATGGTGGCAACTCTGCCTTTGCCCGTTCGTACGAGTGACTAA
- the LOC116193218 gene encoding PH, RCC1 and FYVE domains-containing protein 1-like isoform X1 has protein sequence MADPVSYGNSERNIEQALITLKKGTQLIKYSRKGKPKFCPFRLSPWHSQDETTLIWLSHGEERTLKLSSVSRIIPGQRTAVFRRYLRPEKDYLSFSLLYNNGDRSLDLICKDKVEAEVWLAGLKALILPGQHRNRRTRSDIFDLHDGGEFLPNGRPLDPSLEFTSSIARGRVSVDCPRESSVSLGSSDVGSERANMQLRTSTGGDGFRISVSSTPSCSSGGSGQDDIESLGDVYVWGEIWYDVVLPDGTSSPDSAPRKADMIIPKALESDVVLDVHQIACGSRHVALVTRQGEVFTWGEESGGRLGHGYDRDFCRPNLVEFLAVSNIDFVACGECHTCAVSTMGDLFTWGDGTYNAGLLGHGTDVSHWVPKRVSGTLEGIQVLSIACGTWHTALSSSNGKLYTFGDGTFGVLGHGDRLSVAYPREVKSLCGLKTIKVACGVWHTAAIVEVMNQTGGNVSSRKLFTWGDGDKYRLGHGNKDTYLTPTCVPSLIDYNFNQLACGHTMTLALTTSGHIFTMGSAANGQLGNPAADGKLPCLVQDKLAGEFVEDISCGAFHVAVLTSRSEVYTWGKGANGRLGHGDVEDRKVPTLVEALKDRHVKSISCGENFTASICIHKWVSGADQSVCTACRQAFGFTRKRHNCYNCGLVYCHACSSKKALKAALAPTPGKPHRVCDACFAKLKAAEAGNYSGMNRRVTVPRQSIDARERISRGEVKSSRTLLSPTMEPVKYIEVKSGKAGNKSDSLSMIRASQVPSLLQLKDIAFPSSLSALQNALKPVNTTPSQSAPNSRSPSPYSGGPSPPRSVTPVFSRGLIDSLSKTNEYMNQEILKLQNQVKYFRQKCDIQDAEIKKLNKNAKEASSAAPKESSVPTAVKGLVHSIITQLKETAEKLPAVGEEKETFNSLRAQLESILNSAGAASYSSFPSSQEVDQHGSPQSTVSTEDHHADAISRTGSQENISLSSPSIQEGASQHHSGSRHKHVSSSSSNGVTQVIEQFEPGVYITLDLLPNGIKTFHRVKFSKRRFAEQQAEEWWEKNKDRVFKKYPPLKAVQPPTTPKTPAGESTEMSEHLSENMMVATLPLPVRTSD, from the exons ATGGCAGATCCTGTCAGTTATGGCAATTCTGAGCGCAACATTGAGCAA GCACTCATTACTTTGAAGAAAGGCACTCAATTGATCAAGTACAGTCGAAAGGGAAAGCCAAAGTTTTGTCCATTCAGACTTTCTCCG TGGCATTCACAGGATGAAACAACACTGATCTGGTTATCGCATGGAGAAGAAAGAACTCTGAAATTATCTTCCGTCTCACGAATAATTCCTGGACAGAGAACT GCTGTGTTTAGAAGGTATCTGCGCCCAGAGAAGGATTACTTGTCATTCTCACTTCTGTATAATAATGGCGATAGATCTTTGGATTTG ATTTGCAAGGATAAAGTTGAGGCAGAGGTTTGGCTTGCAGGACTTAAGGCACTGATTTTGCCTGGCCAGCATCGTAATAGACGTACTAGAAGTGACATATTTGAT TTGCACGACGGAGGTGAATTTCTCCCAAATGGGCGTCCTTTAGATCCGAGTCTAGAGTTTACTTCAAGTATTGCTCGTGGTAGGGTCTCTGTTGACTGTCCCCGTGAATCTTCGGTAAGTTTGGGAAGCTCAGATGTGGGTTCAGAACGCGCAAATATGCAGTTGAGAACAAGTACTGGTGGTGATGGTTTTCGAATTAGTGTTTCAAGCACTCCGAGCTGTTCAAGTGGTGGATCTGGACAAGATGACATAGAGTCTTTAGGAGATGTTTATGTTTGGGGTGAGATATGGTACGATGTGGTGTTACCTGATGGAACATCTTCTCCAGACTCGGCTCCAAGAAAAGCTGACATGATTATACCTAAAGCCTTGGAATCAGACGTAGTCCTCGATGTTCACCAGATCGCTTGTGGTAGCCGACATGTTGCTCTTGTAACGAGGCAAGGTGAAGTTTTCACTTGGGGCGAGGAATCGGGTGGGAGACTGGGGCATGGATATGACAGAGACTTCTGTCGCCCCAATCTTGTTGAGTTCCTCGCTGTGAGTAATATTGATTTTGTTGCGTGCGGAGAATGCCACACTTGTGCAGTCTCTACAATGGGCGATTTGTTTACTTGGGGTGATGGTACTTACAATGCTGGACTTCTCGGCCATGGTACCGATGTTAGTCATTGGGTGCCTAAACGAGTCTCTGGCACTCTGGAAGGAATCCAAGTCCTATCTATCGCTTGTGGCACATGGCACACCGCTTTATCCTCTTCTAATGGGAAGTTGTATACCTTCGGTGATGGTACTTTTGGAGTTTTGGGTCATGGAGATCGACTCAGTGTCGCTTACCCTAGGGAAGTAAAATCGCTTTGCGGACTCAAGACTATTAAGGTTGCATGTGGGGTGTGGCACACTGCGGCCATTGTTGAGGTTATGAACCAGACTGGCGGGAATGTCTCCTCTCGGAAGCTCTTTACTTGGGGCGATGGCGACAAGTACCGTTTAGGCCATGGTAACAAAGACACTTACTTAACGCCCACTTGTGTTCCTTCTCTCATCGACTATAACTTCAACCAACTAGCTTGCGGGCATACAATGACCTTGGCACTAACAACGTCCGGCCACATTTTTACTATGGGAAGTGCCGCGAATGGTCAACTCGGGAACCCGGCTGCTGATGGAAAGCTACCTTGTTTAGTCCAAGATAAATTGGCGGGCGAATTTGTCGAGGACATTTCTTGCGGTGCGTTTCACGTGGCTGTTCTAACTTCCAGAAGTGAAGTGTACACCTGGGGAAAAGGTGCTAACGGTAGACTGGGCCATGGGGATGTGGAAGACAGGAAAGTCCCGACTTTGGTCGAAGCACTGAAAGATCGGCATGTGAAAAGCATATCATGCGGTGAGAATTTTACTGCAAGTATATGTATCCACAAGTGGGTCTCTGGGGCAGATCAGTCTGTTTGCACAGCTTGCAGGCAAGCGTTCGGTTTTACCAGAAAGAGGCACAATTGTTATAACTGTGGATTGGTCTACTGCCATGCCTGCAGCTCCAAGAAAGCATTAAAAGCAGCTTTGGCTCCAACTCCTGGAAAGCCACATCGTGTTTGTGATGCTTGTTTCGCGAAACTGAAAGCTGCAGAGGCAGGTAATTACTCGGGGATGAATAGAAGAGTGACTGTCCCACGCCAATCGATAGACGCAAGGGAGAGAATCAGCAGGGGAGAGGTTAAGTCTTCAAGGACCCTGCTTTCTCCCACCATGGAACCGGTTAAGTACATCGAGGTTAAATCAGGAAAGGCTGGGAACAAGAGCGATTCCCTTTCTATGATACGAGCTTCCCAGGTTCCTTCGCTTTTACAGCTCAAAGATATTGCATTCCCGAGTTCATTGAGCGCTCTTCAGAATGCTTTAAAACCAGTAAATACCACACCCTCTCAGTCTGCTCCGAACTCAAGATCTCCTTCCCCATACTCGGGGGGACCAAGCCCTCCACGCTCGGTCACTCCTGTGTTTTCAAGGGGTCTGATCGATAGCCTTAGCAAGACGAATGAGTACATGAACCAAGAGATATTGAAGTTGCAGAATCAA GTTAAATATTTCAGGCAGAAGTGTGACATTCAAGATGCTGAGATAAAGAAGTTAAATAAGAATGCCAAGGAAGCGTCTTCGGCAGCTCCAAAAGAATCTTCTGTTCCTACAGCAGTCAAAGGACTTGTCCATTCAATTATTACTCAG CTGAAAGAAACCGCTGAAAAGTTGCCTGCTGtgggagaagaaaaagagaccTTCAACTCACTGCGAGCCCAACTCGAATCTATCCTAAATTCCGCTGGAGCAGCTTCTTATTCTTCCTTCCCGTCGAGTCAGGAAGTCGACCAACATGGTTCACCGCAGTCTACTGTTTCCACAGAGGACCACCATGCAGATGCCATATCTAGGACCGGGAGTCAGGAGAATATCAGTCTGTCCTCACCGAGCATACAGGAAGGTGCATCACAACATCACTCCGGAAGTCGCCATAAGCATGTCAGTTCTTCGTCGAGTAATGGAGTCACGCAGGTGATCGAGCAATTCGAGCCCGGGGTCTACATAACTCTGGATCTTCTGCCTAATGGTATCAAGACCTTTCACAGAGTTAAATTCAG TAAGCGGCGGTTTGCGGAGCAACAGGCAGAGGAATGGTGGGAGAAGAACAAGGATCGAGTCTTCAAGAAGTACCCGCCATTGAAGGCTGTTCAACCGCCGACCACTCCGAAAACTCCAGCAGGAGAGAGTACTGAGATG TCGGAGCACCTGTCGGAAAATATGATGGTGGCAACTCTGCCTTTGCCCGTTCGTACGAGTGACTAA
- the LOC116193218 gene encoding PH, RCC1 and FYVE domains-containing protein 1-like isoform X3 codes for MADPVSYGNSERNIEQALITLKKGTQLIKYSRKGKPKFCPFRLSPWHSQDETTLIWLSHGEERTLKLSSVSRIIPGQRTAVFRRYLRPEKDYLSFSLLYNNGDRSLDLICKDKVEAEVWLAGLKALILPGQHRNRRTRSDIFDLHDGGEFLPNGRPLDPSLEFTSSIARGRVSVDCPRESSVSLGSSDVGSERANMQLRTSTGGDGFRISVSSTPSCSSGGSGQDDIESLGDVYVWGEIWYDVVLPDGTSSPDSAPRKADMIIPKALESDVVLDVHQIACGSRHVALVTRQGEVFTWGEESGGRLGHGYDRDFCRPNLVEFLAVSNIDFVACGECHTCAVSTMGDLFTWGDGTYNAGLLGHGTDVSHWVPKRVSGTLEGIQVLSIACGTWHTALSSSNGKLYTFGDGTFGVLGHGDRLSVAYPREVKSLCGLKTIKVACGVWHTAAIVEVMNQTGGNVSSRKLFTWGDGDKYRLGHGNKDTYLTPTCVPSLIDYNFNQLACGHTMTLALTTSGHIFTMGSAANGQLGNPAADGKLPCLVQDKLAGEFVEDISCGAFHVAVLTSRSEVYTWGKGANGRLGHGDVEDRKVPTLVEALKDRHVKSISCGENFTASICIHKWVSGADQSVCTACRQAFGFTRKRHNCYNCGLVYCHACSSKKALKAALAPTPGKPHRVCDACFAKLKAAEAGNYSGMNRRVTVPRQSIDARERISRGEVKSSRTLLSPTMEPVKYIEVKSGKAGNKSDSLSMIRASQVPSLLQLKDIAFPSSLSALQNALKPVNTTPSQSAPNSRSPSPYSGGPSPPRSVTPVFSRGLIDSLSKTNEYMNQEILKLQNQVKYFRQKCDIQDAEIKKLNKNAKEASSAAPKESSVPTAVKGLVHSIITQLKETAEKLPAVGEEKETFNSLRAQLESILNSAGAASYSSFPSSQEVDQHGSPQSTVSTEDHHADAISRTGSQENISLSSPSIQEGASQHHSGSRHKHVSSSSSNGVTQVIEQFEPGVYITLDLLPNGIKTFHRVKFSKRRFAEQQAEEWWEKNKDRVFKKYPPLKAVQPPTTPKTPAGESTEMVPSSSES; via the exons ATGGCAGATCCTGTCAGTTATGGCAATTCTGAGCGCAACATTGAGCAA GCACTCATTACTTTGAAGAAAGGCACTCAATTGATCAAGTACAGTCGAAAGGGAAAGCCAAAGTTTTGTCCATTCAGACTTTCTCCG TGGCATTCACAGGATGAAACAACACTGATCTGGTTATCGCATGGAGAAGAAAGAACTCTGAAATTATCTTCCGTCTCACGAATAATTCCTGGACAGAGAACT GCTGTGTTTAGAAGGTATCTGCGCCCAGAGAAGGATTACTTGTCATTCTCACTTCTGTATAATAATGGCGATAGATCTTTGGATTTG ATTTGCAAGGATAAAGTTGAGGCAGAGGTTTGGCTTGCAGGACTTAAGGCACTGATTTTGCCTGGCCAGCATCGTAATAGACGTACTAGAAGTGACATATTTGAT TTGCACGACGGAGGTGAATTTCTCCCAAATGGGCGTCCTTTAGATCCGAGTCTAGAGTTTACTTCAAGTATTGCTCGTGGTAGGGTCTCTGTTGACTGTCCCCGTGAATCTTCGGTAAGTTTGGGAAGCTCAGATGTGGGTTCAGAACGCGCAAATATGCAGTTGAGAACAAGTACTGGTGGTGATGGTTTTCGAATTAGTGTTTCAAGCACTCCGAGCTGTTCAAGTGGTGGATCTGGACAAGATGACATAGAGTCTTTAGGAGATGTTTATGTTTGGGGTGAGATATGGTACGATGTGGTGTTACCTGATGGAACATCTTCTCCAGACTCGGCTCCAAGAAAAGCTGACATGATTATACCTAAAGCCTTGGAATCAGACGTAGTCCTCGATGTTCACCAGATCGCTTGTGGTAGCCGACATGTTGCTCTTGTAACGAGGCAAGGTGAAGTTTTCACTTGGGGCGAGGAATCGGGTGGGAGACTGGGGCATGGATATGACAGAGACTTCTGTCGCCCCAATCTTGTTGAGTTCCTCGCTGTGAGTAATATTGATTTTGTTGCGTGCGGAGAATGCCACACTTGTGCAGTCTCTACAATGGGCGATTTGTTTACTTGGGGTGATGGTACTTACAATGCTGGACTTCTCGGCCATGGTACCGATGTTAGTCATTGGGTGCCTAAACGAGTCTCTGGCACTCTGGAAGGAATCCAAGTCCTATCTATCGCTTGTGGCACATGGCACACCGCTTTATCCTCTTCTAATGGGAAGTTGTATACCTTCGGTGATGGTACTTTTGGAGTTTTGGGTCATGGAGATCGACTCAGTGTCGCTTACCCTAGGGAAGTAAAATCGCTTTGCGGACTCAAGACTATTAAGGTTGCATGTGGGGTGTGGCACACTGCGGCCATTGTTGAGGTTATGAACCAGACTGGCGGGAATGTCTCCTCTCGGAAGCTCTTTACTTGGGGCGATGGCGACAAGTACCGTTTAGGCCATGGTAACAAAGACACTTACTTAACGCCCACTTGTGTTCCTTCTCTCATCGACTATAACTTCAACCAACTAGCTTGCGGGCATACAATGACCTTGGCACTAACAACGTCCGGCCACATTTTTACTATGGGAAGTGCCGCGAATGGTCAACTCGGGAACCCGGCTGCTGATGGAAAGCTACCTTGTTTAGTCCAAGATAAATTGGCGGGCGAATTTGTCGAGGACATTTCTTGCGGTGCGTTTCACGTGGCTGTTCTAACTTCCAGAAGTGAAGTGTACACCTGGGGAAAAGGTGCTAACGGTAGACTGGGCCATGGGGATGTGGAAGACAGGAAAGTCCCGACTTTGGTCGAAGCACTGAAAGATCGGCATGTGAAAAGCATATCATGCGGTGAGAATTTTACTGCAAGTATATGTATCCACAAGTGGGTCTCTGGGGCAGATCAGTCTGTTTGCACAGCTTGCAGGCAAGCGTTCGGTTTTACCAGAAAGAGGCACAATTGTTATAACTGTGGATTGGTCTACTGCCATGCCTGCAGCTCCAAGAAAGCATTAAAAGCAGCTTTGGCTCCAACTCCTGGAAAGCCACATCGTGTTTGTGATGCTTGTTTCGCGAAACTGAAAGCTGCAGAGGCAGGTAATTACTCGGGGATGAATAGAAGAGTGACTGTCCCACGCCAATCGATAGACGCAAGGGAGAGAATCAGCAGGGGAGAGGTTAAGTCTTCAAGGACCCTGCTTTCTCCCACCATGGAACCGGTTAAGTACATCGAGGTTAAATCAGGAAAGGCTGGGAACAAGAGCGATTCCCTTTCTATGATACGAGCTTCCCAGGTTCCTTCGCTTTTACAGCTCAAAGATATTGCATTCCCGAGTTCATTGAGCGCTCTTCAGAATGCTTTAAAACCAGTAAATACCACACCCTCTCAGTCTGCTCCGAACTCAAGATCTCCTTCCCCATACTCGGGGGGACCAAGCCCTCCACGCTCGGTCACTCCTGTGTTTTCAAGGGGTCTGATCGATAGCCTTAGCAAGACGAATGAGTACATGAACCAAGAGATATTGAAGTTGCAGAATCAA GTTAAATATTTCAGGCAGAAGTGTGACATTCAAGATGCTGAGATAAAGAAGTTAAATAAGAATGCCAAGGAAGCGTCTTCGGCAGCTCCAAAAGAATCTTCTGTTCCTACAGCAGTCAAAGGACTTGTCCATTCAATTATTACTCAG CTGAAAGAAACCGCTGAAAAGTTGCCTGCTGtgggagaagaaaaagagaccTTCAACTCACTGCGAGCCCAACTCGAATCTATCCTAAATTCCGCTGGAGCAGCTTCTTATTCTTCCTTCCCGTCGAGTCAGGAAGTCGACCAACATGGTTCACCGCAGTCTACTGTTTCCACAGAGGACCACCATGCAGATGCCATATCTAGGACCGGGAGTCAGGAGAATATCAGTCTGTCCTCACCGAGCATACAGGAAGGTGCATCACAACATCACTCCGGAAGTCGCCATAAGCATGTCAGTTCTTCGTCGAGTAATGGAGTCACGCAGGTGATCGAGCAATTCGAGCCCGGGGTCTACATAACTCTGGATCTTCTGCCTAATGGTATCAAGACCTTTCACAGAGTTAAATTCAG TAAGCGGCGGTTTGCGGAGCAACAGGCAGAGGAATGGTGGGAGAAGAACAAGGATCGAGTCTTCAAGAAGTACCCGCCATTGAAGGCTGTTCAACCGCCGACCACTCCGAAAACTCCAGCAGGAGAGAGTACTGAGATGGTACCGTCTTCTTCTGAGTCATAG